In Eubalaena glacialis isolate mEubGla1 chromosome 2, mEubGla1.1.hap2.+ XY, whole genome shotgun sequence, a single genomic region encodes these proteins:
- the IRF9 gene encoding interferon regulatory factor 9 isoform X2, whose amino-acid sequence MASGRARCTRKLRSWVVEQVESGQFPGVCWEDAAKTMFRIPWKHAGKQDFREDQDAAFFKAWAIFKGKYKDGDSEGPAIWKTRLRCALNKSSEFQEVPENGHRDGAEPYKVYRLLPPGTLPAQPGTQKSPSKRHHSSMSSERKEDEVTTKNCILSPSLLQDPLKNELVETSGGAAYSDSGSSSSGNSPEPQEDYSLLLTFIYDGCVVGEAQVQSLDCRLVAEPSSTQYGMEQVIFPKPGPREPTQRLLSQLKRGVLVASNSRGLFVQRLCPIPISWNAPQAPPGPGPHLLPSNECVELFRTAYFCRDLARYFQGLGPAPEFQVTLNFWEESPGPNHTPQSLITVQMEQAFARHLLEKTPEDQAAILSLVQSVEDPASFSSLCSSYLL is encoded by the exons ATGGCATCGGGCAGGGCACGTTGCACCCGAAAGCTCCGGAGCTGGGTGGTGGAGCAAGTGGAGAGCGGGCAGTTCCCAGGAGTGTGCTGGGAAGATGCGGCCAAGACCATGTTCCGGATTCCCTGGAAGCACGCAGGCAAGCAGGACTTCCGGGAGGATCAGGATGCCGCCTTCTTCAAG GCCTGGGCGATATTTAAGGGAAAGTACAAGGACGGGGACTCGGAAGGCCCTGCTATCTGGAAGACTCGTCTGCGCTGTGCTCTGAACAAGAGTTCTGAGTTCCAGGAGGTTCCTGAGAATGGCCACAGGGATGGGGCTGAGCCCTACAAGGTGTACCGGCTGCTGCCACCCGGAACCCTCCCCG CTCAGCCAGGGACCCAGAAATCACCATCAAAGCGACACCACAGTTCTATGTCCTCTGAGAGGAAGGAGGACGAGGTTACCACGAAGAACTGCATACTCAGCCCCTCCTTGCTCCAGGACCCCCTCAAAAAT GAGCTGGTGGAGACCAGTGGGGGAGCAGCCTATTCAGACTCCGGGAGCAGCAGCAGCGGCAACAGCCCTGAGCCTCAGGAAG ACTACTCTCTGCTGCTCACCTTCATCTACGATGGATGTGTGGTGGGTGAGGCCCAGGTGCAGAGCCTGGACTGCCGCCTCGTGGCTGAGCCCTCGAGCACCCAGTACGGCATGGAGCAGGTGATATTTCCCAAACCCGGCCCACGAGAGCCCACCCAGCGCTTGCTGAGCCAGCTCAAGAGAGGGGTCCTGGTGGCCAGCAACTCCCGAGGCCTCTTTGTGCAGCGCCTTTGCCCCATCCCCATCTCCTGGAATGCGCCCCAGGCTCCACCTGGTCCAGGCCCGCACCTGCTGCCCAGCAACGAGTGCGTGGAGCTCTTCAGAACCGCCTATTTCTGCAGAG ACCTGGCCAGGTACTTCCAGGGCCTGGGCCCCGCACCCGAGTTCCAGGTGACACTGAATTTCTGGGAGGAGAGCCCTGGCCCCAACCACACCCCACAGAGTCTTATCACAGTGCAG ATGGAGCAGGCCTTTGCCCGACATTTACTGGAGAAGACTCCAGAGGATCAGGCAGCCATCCTGTCCCTGGTGCAGAGCGTGGAGGACCCggcctccttctcctctctctgttCCTCCTATCTGCTTTGA
- the IRF9 gene encoding interferon regulatory factor 9 isoform X1, giving the protein MASGRARCTRKLRSWVVEQVESGQFPGVCWEDAAKTMFRIPWKHAGKQDFREDQDAAFFKAWAIFKGKYKDGDSEGPAIWKTRLRCALNKSSEFQEVPENGHRDGAEPYKVYRLLPPGTLPAQPGTQKSPSKRHHSSMSSERKEDEVTTKNCILSPSLLQDPLKNELVETSGGAAYSDSGSSSSGNSPEPQEGRDTAEAPLQGDLVSPELLPPPGSDYSLLLTFIYDGCVVGEAQVQSLDCRLVAEPSSTQYGMEQVIFPKPGPREPTQRLLSQLKRGVLVASNSRGLFVQRLCPIPISWNAPQAPPGPGPHLLPSNECVELFRTAYFCRDLARYFQGLGPAPEFQVTLNFWEESPGPNHTPQSLITVQMEQAFARHLLEKTPEDQAAILSLVQSVEDPASFSSLCSSYLL; this is encoded by the exons ATGGCATCGGGCAGGGCACGTTGCACCCGAAAGCTCCGGAGCTGGGTGGTGGAGCAAGTGGAGAGCGGGCAGTTCCCAGGAGTGTGCTGGGAAGATGCGGCCAAGACCATGTTCCGGATTCCCTGGAAGCACGCAGGCAAGCAGGACTTCCGGGAGGATCAGGATGCCGCCTTCTTCAAG GCCTGGGCGATATTTAAGGGAAAGTACAAGGACGGGGACTCGGAAGGCCCTGCTATCTGGAAGACTCGTCTGCGCTGTGCTCTGAACAAGAGTTCTGAGTTCCAGGAGGTTCCTGAGAATGGCCACAGGGATGGGGCTGAGCCCTACAAGGTGTACCGGCTGCTGCCACCCGGAACCCTCCCCG CTCAGCCAGGGACCCAGAAATCACCATCAAAGCGACACCACAGTTCTATGTCCTCTGAGAGGAAGGAGGACGAGGTTACCACGAAGAACTGCATACTCAGCCCCTCCTTGCTCCAGGACCCCCTCAAAAAT GAGCTGGTGGAGACCAGTGGGGGAGCAGCCTATTCAGACTCCGGGAGCAGCAGCAGCGGCAACAGCCCTGAGCCTCAGGAAG GTAGGGACACAGCTGAGGCCCCTCTCCAAGGAGATCTGGTGTCCCCAGAGCTTCTGCCCCCTCCAGGTTCAG ACTACTCTCTGCTGCTCACCTTCATCTACGATGGATGTGTGGTGGGTGAGGCCCAGGTGCAGAGCCTGGACTGCCGCCTCGTGGCTGAGCCCTCGAGCACCCAGTACGGCATGGAGCAGGTGATATTTCCCAAACCCGGCCCACGAGAGCCCACCCAGCGCTTGCTGAGCCAGCTCAAGAGAGGGGTCCTGGTGGCCAGCAACTCCCGAGGCCTCTTTGTGCAGCGCCTTTGCCCCATCCCCATCTCCTGGAATGCGCCCCAGGCTCCACCTGGTCCAGGCCCGCACCTGCTGCCCAGCAACGAGTGCGTGGAGCTCTTCAGAACCGCCTATTTCTGCAGAG ACCTGGCCAGGTACTTCCAGGGCCTGGGCCCCGCACCCGAGTTCCAGGTGACACTGAATTTCTGGGAGGAGAGCCCTGGCCCCAACCACACCCCACAGAGTCTTATCACAGTGCAG ATGGAGCAGGCCTTTGCCCGACATTTACTGGAGAAGACTCCAGAGGATCAGGCAGCCATCCTGTCCCTGGTGCAGAGCGTGGAGGACCCggcctccttctcctctctctgttCCTCCTATCTGCTTTGA